A part of Molothrus aeneus isolate 106 unplaced genomic scaffold, BPBGC_Maene_1.0 scaffold_30, whole genome shotgun sequence genomic DNA contains:
- the LOC136570211 gene encoding sodium channel subunit beta-1-like: protein MGRAGGRGEPETLNWAQTGPNWAQLGRTRPEKSEPGRKEAKLSGKSRRGSGINEVRTELYGKNRTGPERGEVGRKEPNWAGSKGSGPEVDEGRAGRVGKSRTGDEVGRKEPKVSGNCRSAAMLLPLLLGLLEVSGALGGCVEVASGTEAVLGAPFRLLCIACKRRSETPAEAESEWFFRPEGAPQFEKILHYSPEEGEWVAPGPFFGVISWNGSRGTRDLQDLSVWLMEVKRSHAGQYVCRLKRNLTFEGYTYSLARNQTLRLAVVEKARRDLASIVSEILMYVLIVVLTLWLAAEMLYCYRKVAAASPPPDSASEYLAITSESKENCGGVQVAE from the exons ATGGGCCGGGCAGGGGGCCGAGGGGAACCGGAGACGCTGAACTGGGCCCAAACTGGGCCCAACTGGGCTCAACTGGGCCGAACTAGGCCGGAGAAATCAGAACCGGGCCGGAAAGAGGCGAAGTTGTCCGGAAAGAGCCGAAGAGGGAGCGGGATAAACGAAGTGCGGACGGAGCTGTACGGAAAGAACCGAACCGGGCCGGAAAGAGGCGAAGTGGGACGGAAAGAACCGAACTGGGCCGGAAGTAAGGGAAGCGGGCCGGAAGTAGACGAAGGAAGAGCGGGGAGGGTCGGAAAGAGCCGAACCGGGGACGAAGTGGGTCGGAAAGAGCCGAAGGTGTCCGGAAATTGCCGAAGTGCCGCCATGTTGCTGCCGCTTCTCCTCGGGCTCCTCGAGG TTTCGGGGGCCCTGGGGGGGTGCGTGGAGGTGGCCTCGGGCACCGAGGCCGTGCTGGGGGCGCCGTTCCGGCTGCTCTGCATCGCCTGCAAGCGCCGCAGCGAGACCCCGGCCGAGGCCGAGAGCGAGTGGTTCTTCCGTCCTGAGGGGGCCCCCCAGTTCGAGAAG ATCCTGCACTACAGCCCCGAGGAGGGCGAGTGGGTGGCTCCTGGGCCGTTTTTCGGGGTGATCTCCTGGAACGGCTCGCGGGGCACGCGGGACCTGCAGGACCTGTCGGTGTGGCTGATGGAGGTGAAGCGCAGCCACGCCGGGCAGTACGTGTGCCGGCTGAAACGCAACCTGACCTTCGAGGGCTACACCTACAGCCTGGCCAGGAACCAGACCCTGCGGCTGGCCGTGGTGGAGAAAG CGCGGCGGGACCTGGCGTCCATCGTGTCCGAGATCCTGATGTACGTGCTGATCGTGGTGCTGACGCTCTGGCTCGCCGCCGAGATGCTCTACTGCTACCGCAAGGTGGCGGCCGCGTCCCCGCCCCCCGACAGCGC GTCGGAGTATTTGGCCATCACCTCGGAGAGCAAAGAAAACTGCGGCGGCGTCCAGGTGGCCGAGTGA
- the LOC136570250 gene encoding uncharacterized protein, with protein sequence MTSPRPKKCDPAPHTHPKNPRAAAAEFGVKLLEISSEAMGRLCRCCRRRRGRSKGPSRGHPKSHPKGPPRAPPRAQRHPRPCSPPPAQLPRPPMTSPPTSPMTSAVPAYVILPPPALVTLGAPRVALLGEPQPQIRCF encoded by the exons ATGACGTCACCGCGCCCCAAAAAATGCGACCCCGccccccacacacaccccaaaaatcccagagcGGCCGCGGCCGAATTTGGGGTGAAACTGCTCGAGATCAG TTCTGAGGCCATGGGGCGCCTttgccgctgctgccgccgccgccggggccgtTCCAAGGGCCCCTCCCGGGGTCACCCCAAAAGTCACCCCAAGGGTCCCCCCCGGGCTCCCCCCAGGGCCCAGCGCCACCCCcggccctgctcccctcccccagcccag CTGCCCCGCCCACCGATGACGTCACCGCCGACGTCGCCGATGACGTCAGCCGTCCCCGCCTACGTCATTTTGCCGCCGCCGGCGCTGGTGACGCTCGGGGCTCCACGGGTGGCGCTGCTgggggagccccagccccaaatccgctgcttttaa